The following are from one region of the Paenalkalicoccus suaedae genome:
- a CDS encoding SDR family oxidoreductase: MSQSDFNERQTDGQPGQEQSRQPGDEHKMDPQPIYDDPDYKGSGKLQDKVALITGGDSGIGRAAAIAFAKEGAKLSIVYLEEHEDAQETKKAVEQYGSRCLLIAGDIGDESFCQDAVRQTVDELGGLDCLVNNAAEQHYQEKIEDISKEQMERTFQTNVFSFFHLTKAAMPHFGEGSTVINTASVTAYKGMPVLMDYAATNGAIVSFTRSLSENIISQGIRVNAVAPGPIWTPLIPASFPEDKVKEFGTDNPSGRPAQPAELAPTYVYLASKDSSYVSGQVLHVNGGTIVNG; encoded by the coding sequence ATGAGTCAATCTGATTTCAACGAACGTCAAACAGATGGTCAGCCAGGTCAAGAGCAAAGTCGTCAACCAGGTGACGAGCATAAAATGGATCCGCAGCCTATTTATGATGATCCCGACTATAAAGGTAGTGGGAAGCTCCAGGATAAGGTGGCTTTAATTACTGGGGGCGACAGTGGTATTGGTCGAGCCGCTGCGATAGCCTTTGCAAAAGAAGGCGCCAAGCTTTCCATCGTCTATCTTGAGGAGCATGAGGATGCGCAGGAAACGAAGAAGGCAGTTGAACAATACGGTTCACGTTGTTTACTCATAGCAGGAGATATTGGCGACGAGTCGTTCTGCCAGGACGCTGTCAGGCAGACGGTGGACGAGCTTGGCGGGTTGGACTGTCTCGTCAACAACGCGGCTGAGCAGCACTACCAGGAGAAGATTGAGGATATTTCGAAGGAGCAGATGGAGCGGACGTTCCAGACGAATGTGTTCTCGTTCTTCCACTTGACGAAGGCCGCGATGCCGCACTTCGGCGAGGGTAGCACGGTGATCAATACGGCGTCGGTGACGGCCTACAAGGGTATGCCGGTGCTGATGGACTATGCGGCGACGAATGGTGCGATTGTGTCATTCACGCGTTCGCTGTCAGAAAATATTATTTCCCAGGGAATAAGAGTGAACGCGGTCGCACCAGGTCCGATTTGGACGCCGCTGATTCCGGCTTCTTTCCCAGAGGATAAAGTAAAAGAGTTCGGTACGGATAACCCAAGTGGTCGTCCAGCACAGCCGGCGGAGCTAGCGCCGACGTACGTGTACTTGGCGTCGAAGGATTCGTCTTATGTGTCGGGTCAGGTGTTGCATGTTAACGGTGGTACGATTGTGAATGGGTAA